From one Montipora capricornis isolate CH-2021 chromosome 10, ASM3666992v2, whole genome shotgun sequence genomic stretch:
- the LOC138020151 gene encoding uncharacterized protein produces the protein MCGLPLRFRLHKVVLFAVVEKAFLQVGLQPNDRDVTRFIWLKDPSKPTLENNVQGLRFTRVPFGMISSPFLLAATIKNHLTTAGIPIAHQIADNMYVDNMITGVKTSTQADELYKGALTLFQLASVNLLEWASNSSEFLQNIPECDRIRNHGSPRNLLEFDHRYYCHQWVSQSLLRSENKKKKKHCSLPAESTIHWAPFLQSLRMPSCSFRNCGNDPLGLFSPVTPNAKLFIQELWEQEKDWDETFSQSHQQV, from the coding sequence ATGTGTGGCCTTCCCTTGAGGTTCAGGCTTCACAAAGTGGTGCTATTTGCAGTTGTAGAGAAAGCCTTCCTTCAAGTGGGTCTGCAACCTAATGATCGAGATGTAACAAGGTTCATCTGGTTAAAAGATCCTTCCAAGCCTACCCTTGAGAACAATGTTCAAGGGCTGAGATTCACCAGAGTCCCATTCGGTATGATATCCAGTCCATTTCTGTTGGCCGCAACAATCAAGAATCATCTGACCACGGCTGGTATCCCCATCGCTCACCAGATAGCGGATAACATGTATGTAGACAACATGATTACAGGCGTTAAAACATCAACACAAGCAGATGAGCTGTACAAAGGAGCTTTGACCCTCTTCCAACTGGCATCAGTGAATCTTCTTGAGTGGGCCTCAAACTCCTCTGAATTTCTCCAGAATATTCCAGAATGTGATCGAATCAGAAACCATGGAAGTCCTAGGAACCTCCTGGAATTTGACCACAGATACTATTGTCATCAATGGGTCTCACAATCTCTCCTCCGAagtgagaacaaaaaaaaaaagaagcattgCAGTCTGCCAGCAGAATCTACGATCCATTGGGCCCCTTTTCTCCAGTCACTCCGAATGCCAAGCTGTTCATTCAGGAACTGTGGGAACGATCCATTGGGCCTCTTTTCTCCAGTCACTCCGAATGCCAAGCTGTTCATTCAGGAACTGTGGGAACAAGAAAAAGATTGGGACGAGACCTTCAGTCAGTCACATCAACAAGTATGA